Proteins found in one Pyrus communis chromosome 15, drPyrComm1.1, whole genome shotgun sequence genomic segment:
- the LOC137717196 gene encoding uncharacterized protein: protein MTEPTKPENKKPDENLMEFSDSYTIHPSHHTGLVMVSKTLDGNNYGQWSRAIRMGLSAKNKIGFIDGTIKAPSPLDAKYAAWKRCNDMVTLWIVNSVHSHIAGSIMYTKTATAVWNDLRDRLSQSLKGVAEQEEKERAMHFLMGLNNSYATVRGSILMMSPLPDTRRVHGLILQHERQMDVANRRDMGTNSHTMQVQRTDASSSHSKTFNTFSRKSLKCTYCDGDGHLVDRCYYIIGFPEGHKWHGKNVKPKNKRTSNNAKVINPATTTKTKASDGLTFTTDEYNQIIAMLRNSNGQPLANATCIFLPKCNIA, encoded by the exons ATGACAGAACCAACCAAACCCGAAAACAAGAAACCAGATGAGAATCTCATGGAGTTCTCAGACTCGTACACAATACATCCCTCACATCACACTGGACTTGTTATGGTTTCCAAAACTCTTGATGGAAACAACTACGGGCAATGGAGTCGTGCCATACGCATGGGTCTTAGCGCAAAGAACAAGATTGGGTTCATTGATGGAACCATCAAGGCTCCATCACCCCTGGACGCAAAGTATGCAGCCTGGAAAAGATGCAATGACATGGTTACATTATGGATTGTGAATTCAGTCCACTCCCACATAGCCGGCAGCATCATGTACACTAAAACTGCTACCGCAGTTTGGAACGACCTCAGAGACAGATTATCTCAGA GCTTGAAAGGAGTTGCTGaacaggaagaaaaagagagagctATGCACTTTCTGATGGGATTAAATAACTCCTACGCAACTGTACGAGGCTCAATTCTGATGATGAGCCCATTACCCGATACACGCCGAGTTCATGGCCTCATTCTCCAACATGAACGACAGATGGATGTGGCCAATCGTCGTGATATGGGGACAAACTCCCATACGATGCAGGTTCAGCGAACTGATGCGTCGTCATCTCATAGCAAAACTTTCAACACGTTTTCACGTAAGTCACTCAAATGTACTTACTGCGACGGAGATGGACACTTGGTGGATCGTTGTTATTACATTATTGGGTTCCCAGAAGGACACAAATGGCATGGAAAAAATGTGAAGCCTAAGAATAAGAGAACATCCAACAATGCCAAGGTTATCAATCCTGCAACAACCACCAAGACCAAAGCTTCTGATGGTCTTACGTTCACTACTgatgaatataatcaaatcatcGCCATGCTCCGTAACAGTAATGGACAACCACTTGCAAATGCAACATGTATTTTCTTGCCTAAATGCAATATAGCATAA